From Mya arenaria isolate MELC-2E11 chromosome 1, ASM2691426v1, a single genomic window includes:
- the LOC128235265 gene encoding collagen alpha-2(VIII) chain-like — protein sequence MVKLRTDIQNDLDELTQKKEDFDKHINATMTQHPTVLFRARNVADYTLSTTDQTVIFNEVLYNDGAGYNSATGTFTAPVKGTYLFTVNLCQANSKSIFYAIMIKEDVVANGHTYSVPGFLCVSGDAIVQLDANDVVYVKSMYTSDVLLESGLLNSFDPKANSFSGVLLN from the exons ATGGTGAAACTGAGGACTGACATTCAAAATGATTTGGATGAACTCACGCAGAAAAAAGAAGACTTTGACAAGCACATCAATGCGACAATGA cGCAACACCCAACTGTCTTATTCCGAGCGAGGAACGTGGCTGATTACACTCTGTCCACCACAGACCAGACAGTCATCTTCAACGAGGTGCTCTACAATGATGGCGCTGGCTACAACTCGGCAACCGGGACATTTACAGCACCAGTCAAGGGGACGTACCTTTTCACTGTCAACCTGTGTCAAGCTAAtagtaaaagtattttttacGCAATTATGATCAAGGAAGATGTTGTAGCTAACGGACATACATACAGTGTTCCAGGATTTCTCTGTGTTTCCGGTGACGCTATCGTCCAGCTTGATGCCAATGACGTCGTCTACGTCAAATCCATGTACACTTCCGACGTACTTTTGGAAAGTGGATTGTTGAATTCGTTTGATCCTAAAGCTAATTCATTTTCCGGTGTTCTTCttaactaa